Proteins encoded by one window of Dokdonella sp.:
- a CDS encoding SOS response-associated peptidase family protein, whose translation MCGAILAVVGSIPRVECNRALHRASASASAAQMPDNPPMCNRFVSPAQEVIEAHWGLEPSAQPAWAASIHPRALGPFIRARGDGRELIVGQWALIPHFAKTAKLNYSTNNARAEELAQKASYRDPWKRGQRCIIPAMSFDEPNWETGKNVWWRFHRADGTPWGLAGIWNTWIDRATGEVVESYSMLTLNADEHPLMRRMHKPDPAYGPDEQDKRSVIPIEIGDVDAWLHGSVEEASRLLRLAPVEVFAAAPVA comes from the coding sequence ATGTGCGGCGCGATCCTTGCCGTCGTCGGTTCGATTCCGCGTGTTGAATGCAATCGCGCCCTGCACCGAGCCAGTGCCAGTGCCAGTGCGGCGCAAATGCCTGACAATCCCCCCATGTGCAATCGCTTCGTCTCACCCGCGCAGGAAGTGATCGAGGCGCACTGGGGCCTGGAACCCAGCGCCCAACCTGCGTGGGCGGCCTCGATTCATCCGCGCGCACTTGGCCCGTTCATTCGTGCCCGGGGCGACGGGCGCGAACTCATCGTCGGTCAGTGGGCGCTGATCCCGCACTTCGCCAAGACCGCGAAGTTGAACTACTCGACCAACAACGCCCGCGCGGAGGAACTGGCGCAGAAGGCCAGTTATCGCGATCCGTGGAAGCGCGGCCAGCGGTGCATCATCCCGGCCATGTCCTTCGACGAACCGAATTGGGAAACCGGCAAGAACGTGTGGTGGCGCTTCCACCGCGCCGACGGCACGCCGTGGGGGCTGGCGGGCATCTGGAATACCTGGATCGACCGCGCCACGGGCGAGGTGGTCGAAAGCTATTCGATGCTGACCCTCAACGCCGACGAGCACCCGCTGATGCGCCGGATGCACAAGCCCGATCCGGCCTATGGCCCCGACGAACAGGACAAACGTTCGGTCATTCCCATCGAGATCGGTGATGTCGATGCGTGGTTGCATGGCAGCGTCGAGGAGGCGTCGCGGCTGCTGCGGCTTGCGCCTGTCGAGGTGTTTGCCGCTGCACCTGTTGCCTGA